One Mytilus trossulus isolate FHL-02 chromosome 5, PNRI_Mtr1.1.1.hap1, whole genome shotgun sequence DNA segment encodes these proteins:
- the LOC134717546 gene encoding uncharacterized protein LOC134717546: MSVRLTQEKSQKFKELCKQILRKEYVSIREFSELIGKMVASEYGVPYAKLFHKRLHITKNEQLRKQRGNYDAKFGLNEMCKQDINWWIDNIEICKKYVCIGNPEIIIRSDASLTGWGGVYESQSTGGRWSAEENSYHINQLELLAVYLTLKSFCSNASCVHIHAQIDNTTAVTYINKMGGMKENLNDLTREILLWCINRNIWLTAAHLPGSENCEADYESRNSNDDTEWELDSEVYIKIEQLFGSPDIDLFASRLNYKVTPYCSYRPDPNAKLVDAFTFNWGTNFNYIFPPFSILGAVLRKFVQDQADAIVIAPLWPTQPWFPKILQLLVDCPRILPVKKSLVTLSFNKTKVHPLLNKLHLTAFKLSGDHLKVKVYQNQLSTLSCIHGETPQNNNIGVISKSGCVFVLKNMLIPCHQL, from the coding sequence ATGTCAGTGCGTCTTACTCaagaaaaatctcaaaaattcaaggaattatgtaaacaaattttaCGCAAGGAATATGTTTCTATCAGAGAATTTTCTGAACTGATAGGTAAAATGGTAGCAAGCGAATACGGCGTTCCGTATGCAAAATTATTTCACAAAAGACTGCATATAACTAAAAACGAACAGTTACGGAAACAACGAGGCAATTATGACGCAAAATTCGGTCTCAATGAAATGTGTAAGCAAGATATAAATTGGTGGATCGATAATATAGAGATTTGCAAGAAATATGTGTGTATTGGAAATCCCGAAATTATAATTAGATCAGATGCGTCTTTAACGGGATGGGGCGGAGTTTATGAGAGCCAATCTACAGGTGGTAGATGGTCGGCTGAAGAAAATTCTTATCACATTAATCAGCTAGAATTGTTAGCTGTGTATTTAACACTGAAGTCATTTTGTAGCAACGCGTCATGTGTACATATACACGCGCAGATAGATAACACAACTGCTGTGacgtatataaataaaatgggCGGTATGAAAGAAAATCTCAATGACTTGACAAGGGAGATTTTGTTATGGTGTATAAATAGAAACATCTGGTTAACTGCTGCACATTTACCGGGGAGTGAAAATTGCGAAGCTGACTATGAATCGCGTAATAGCAATGATGACACTGAATGGGAATTAGATAGtgaagtttatataaaaattgaacaattaTTTGGAAGCCctgatattgatttatttgcTTCACGGTTAAATTACAAAGTTACGCCATACTGTTCTTATAGACCAGATCCAAATGCAAAACTTGTTGatgcatttacttttaattggggaacaaactttaattatattttccCTCCTTTCAGCATACTAGGAGCAGTATTGAGGAAGTTTGTACAGGATCAGGCAGATGCAATCGTAATAGCCCCGTTATGGCCAACTCAACCTTGGTTTCCAAAAATTCTACAGTTGCTTGTGGATTGTCCCAGAATTTTACCAGTGAAGAAATCACTTGTGACACTTTCgttcaacaaaacaaaagttcaTCCGCTCCTCAACAAACTTCACCTGACAGCGTTCAAATTGTCCGGGGATCATTTGAAAGTCAAGgtttatcaaaatcagttgTCGACATTATCATGCATTCATGGCGAGACTCCACAAAACAACAATATTGGAGTTATATCAAAAAGTGGGTGTGTTTTTGTGTTGAAAAACATGCTGATCCCATGTCATCAACTGTAA